Proteins from a single region of Acidianus ambivalens:
- the xpf gene encoding 3'-flap repair endonuclease Xpf produces the protein MMLRIYVDNREKNSGIPEILKDMGISVIIEQLDVADYVLADGVAVERKSVSDLVNSVFDKRFFDQINRLTSAYETSFLLIEGNLNRIREITEKWKAINSALISIIVDYDVKVVYSSDKRDTAEVLVKLAEKFQEHGGKKRIINLHDKPKFESIKDIQLYVVESFPNIGEVNAKKLLEKFSTIRNICNASISDLEKVLGSRKRAEELYKILITPYSPQSSNSNNKKSLMDFI, from the coding sequence ATAATGTTAAGAATATACGTTGATAACAGAGAAAAAAATAGTGGAATTCCTGAAATTCTTAAGGATATGGGCATATCAGTAATAATAGAGCAATTGGATGTAGCGGATTATGTATTGGCAGATGGTGTAGCAGTAGAAAGGAAAAGTGTTTCTGATTTGGTAAATTCTGTTTTTGATAAAAGATTTTTTGATCAAATTAATAGATTAACTTCTGCTTATGAGACGTCTTTCTTACTTATAGAGGGAAATCTAAATAGAATTAGAGAGATTACTGAAAAATGGAAGGCAATAAATTCTGCATTAATCTCTATTATAGTGGATTATGATGTAAAGGTAGTATATTCATCTGATAAAAGAGATACTGCAGAAGTTTTAGTAAAACTGGCTGAAAAGTTTCAAGAGCATGGAGGTAAAAAGAGAATAATTAACCTTCATGATAAGCCTAAATTTGAAAGCATTAAGGATATTCAATTGTATGTTGTTGAATCATTTCCTAATATTGGTGAAGTAAACGCCAAAAAATTACTAGAGAAATTTTCTACAATAAGAAATATATGCAACGCATCAATTTCTGATTTAGAAAAAGTTTTAGGAAGTAGAAAAAGAGCTGAAGAATTATATAAAATTCTAATAACACCTTACTCTCCTCAGTCTTCAAATTCTAATAACAAGAAATCATTAATGGATTTTATATAA
- a CDS encoding elongation factor EF-2, with translation MAKYKTTEQVLSLMKDIERVRNIGIIAHVDHGKTTTSDTLLAAAGIISPKVAGEALALDYLSVEQQRGITVKAANVSLYHEVDGKGYVINLIDTPGHVDFSGRVTRSLRVLDGSIVVVDAVEGVMTQTETVLRQSLEERVRPILFINKIDRLVKELKLGPQEMMQKLLDIIKSVNDLIDMYAEPEFKDKWMVNPTQGTVVFGSAKDKWGFTLPIAQKKGINMKNVIDAYTSSDKNKINELASQVPIHEALLDAVIKFVPNPRDAQKYRIPKIWKGDMDNDLVKSMLNADPNGPIVMMINDMKVDPHAGLVATGRVFSGTLRSGEEVWLVNAKSPQKILQVSIYMGQLRELADEIPAGNIAAVLGLDKARAGETLVDINYKNLQGSFESLHYVSEPVVTIAVEPKNPKDLTKMIDALRKLTIEDPNLVVKINEETGEYLLSGMGFLHLEVSLQLLKDNYGIEVNTSPPIVVYRESIRAKSQVFEGKSPNKHNKFYISVEPLNEQTIELIANGTIREDMDSKEMAKILRDQADWDYDEAKRIIAVDENVNLFVDMTSGIQHLREIMDTLLQGFRLAMREGPLAHEPIRGLKVVLHDAVVHEDPAHRGPAQIYPAVRNAIFAGFLTSRPTLLEPLQKLDIRVPIDLVGNVTAVLTRKRGKILNMTQVGNVARILAEIPVADSYELASDLRGATGGRAFWGTEFSRWAPVPDSLLMDVIMKIRERKGLPKQIPKPEDFLS, from the coding sequence TTGGCGAAATATAAGACTACAGAACAAGTCTTAAGCCTAATGAAAGATATTGAAAGAGTTAGAAATATAGGAATCATAGCTCACGTAGATCACGGAAAGACTACGACAAGCGATACGCTATTAGCAGCTGCAGGTATAATTTCTCCTAAAGTAGCAGGAGAAGCTCTAGCTCTGGATTATTTATCAGTCGAGCAACAAAGAGGTATAACTGTAAAGGCAGCTAACGTAAGCTTGTATCACGAGGTTGATGGTAAAGGATATGTAATTAACTTAATTGATACTCCAGGTCATGTAGATTTTAGCGGTAGAGTTACTAGAAGTTTAAGAGTCTTAGACGGGTCTATAGTTGTAGTTGATGCAGTAGAAGGAGTAATGACTCAGACAGAAACTGTCCTAAGACAAAGCTTAGAAGAGAGAGTAAGACCAATCTTATTTATCAATAAGATAGACAGGCTAGTAAAGGAATTGAAACTAGGACCTCAAGAGATGATGCAGAAACTACTTGATATAATAAAAAGCGTAAACGATCTAATAGACATGTACGCTGAACCAGAATTCAAGGATAAATGGATGGTTAATCCCACCCAAGGTACTGTAGTATTTGGTTCTGCAAAGGATAAATGGGGATTTACTTTACCCATTGCTCAAAAGAAAGGAATAAACATGAAAAACGTAATAGATGCTTATACATCTTCTGATAAGAACAAGATTAATGAATTAGCCTCCCAAGTTCCAATTCATGAGGCACTATTAGATGCAGTAATTAAGTTTGTCCCTAATCCTAGAGATGCGCAGAAATATAGAATTCCAAAAATATGGAAAGGAGATATGGATAATGATTTAGTAAAATCAATGTTAAATGCAGATCCTAATGGACCTATAGTAATGATGATAAACGATATGAAAGTAGATCCACATGCTGGACTAGTAGCTACGGGTAGAGTATTCTCTGGAACTCTTAGATCTGGAGAAGAAGTATGGTTGGTTAACGCAAAATCACCTCAGAAGATATTGCAAGTTAGCATTTATATGGGTCAATTAAGGGAATTAGCGGATGAAATACCTGCAGGTAATATAGCAGCAGTACTGGGTTTAGATAAAGCGAGGGCAGGAGAAACTTTAGTTGATATTAATTACAAGAATTTACAAGGTAGCTTTGAAAGTTTACATTATGTTTCAGAACCAGTAGTTACTATAGCTGTAGAGCCTAAGAATCCTAAAGATTTAACTAAGATGATCGATGCTTTGAGAAAATTAACTATTGAAGACCCTAATTTAGTTGTAAAAATTAACGAAGAAACAGGAGAATATCTACTATCTGGAATGGGATTCTTACACTTGGAAGTTTCACTTCAGTTGCTTAAAGATAATTATGGTATAGAAGTTAACACATCACCACCAATTGTAGTTTATAGAGAAAGCATAAGAGCTAAAAGCCAAGTATTTGAAGGAAAATCTCCTAATAAGCATAATAAATTCTACATTAGCGTAGAACCATTAAATGAACAAACAATAGAATTGATTGCTAATGGTACAATTAGAGAAGATATGGACTCTAAAGAAATGGCTAAGATCTTAAGAGATCAAGCAGATTGGGATTATGATGAGGCCAAAAGAATTATTGCTGTAGATGAGAACGTTAACTTATTTGTAGATATGACCAGCGGTATTCAGCACTTAAGGGAAATAATGGATACGCTATTACAAGGATTTAGATTAGCAATGAGAGAAGGTCCTTTAGCTCACGAACCTATAAGAGGATTAAAGGTAGTATTACACGATGCTGTTGTCCATGAAGATCCAGCACACAGAGGCCCTGCACAAATATATCCAGCAGTTAGGAACGCCATATTTGCAGGCTTCTTAACGTCTAGACCAACATTGTTAGAACCATTACAAAAGTTAGACATAAGAGTTCCAATAGATTTGGTAGGCAATGTAACCGCAGTACTTACAAGGAAGAGAGGAAAGATTCTTAATATGACACAAGTAGGTAATGTGGCAAGAATACTTGCAGAGATTCCAGTAGCAGATTCTTACGAATTAGCTAGTGATTTAAGAGGAGCAACTGGAGGTAGAGCATTCTGGGGTACAGAATTTAGTAGATGGGCTCCAGTACCAGACAGCTTACTAATGGATGTAATAATGAAAATAAGAGAAAGAAAAGGACTACCAAAGCAAATACCAAAGCCAGAAGATTTCTTATCGTGA
- a CDS encoding HAD family hydrolase, translated as MQEYNIFYGTRAVIFDFDNTLVEFNYYSRKALEAVAKDMSDYFNDISFSPGYEKILSILISISEKLDSEGVYDRNKWWEEALKELNLKVEKDQLYDWTSLYWSIASNNPVYDDAREIIEYLKSKGYKLGILTNDDGEGGNKLQRINKVDISSFFDKIVIAGTNGVKPKPNIQPFVYICEQLNEKVENCTMIGDDPVKDCLAAKKAGLKSILIDRESKVKFAELYADYVIRSLRELEEFL; from the coding sequence ATGCAAGAATATAATATTTTTTACGGAACCAGAGCAGTTATTTTTGATTTTGATAATACATTAGTAGAATTTAATTATTATTCTAGGAAAGCATTAGAGGCTGTCGCTAAGGATATGTCTGATTATTTTAATGACATATCTTTTTCTCCAGGATACGAGAAAATCCTCTCTATTTTAATTTCTATTTCAGAAAAATTGGACAGCGAAGGAGTATATGATAGAAATAAATGGTGGGAGGAAGCATTAAAAGAACTTAATTTGAAAGTAGAAAAAGATCAGTTATACGATTGGACTTCGTTATATTGGTCCATAGCATCTAATAATCCTGTTTATGACGATGCAAGAGAGATTATAGAATATTTAAAATCAAAAGGATATAAACTAGGAATTCTAACTAACGATGATGGAGAAGGTGGAAATAAGTTACAGAGAATAAATAAAGTTGATATTTCGTCATTTTTTGATAAGATAGTAATAGCTGGTACTAACGGAGTTAAGCCTAAACCCAATATTCAACCATTTGTATACATTTGTGAACAATTAAACGAGAAAGTTGAAAATTGTACCATGATAGGAGACGACCCAGTAAAAGATTGCCTAGCCGCAAAAAAGGCCGGACTTAAGTCAATATTAATTGACAGAGAAAGTAAGGTTAAATTTGCTGAACTTTACGCAGATTATGTCATACGCAGCTTAAGGGAATTAGAGGAATTTCTTTGA
- a CDS encoding M28 family peptidase produces MIVERVKELSSFGEIFAGDKIEGKIVNKIRKFFNKCDETKVIPIPVLNYSESHEIFGKNKIENSEYLPYSPSADIEGKLTYSLDECKDSILGVKIENLFDIPRYYIKAEERDCEAIVFFTDKRRKFVIKSDPLLNIFPTSPPKIPGIIIPESEKNKIEDKLSIKASVTIKESTGYIIECIKNSKNDKKVYITTHHDHWFKGEHDNLLSVSLLPELKSEKYELHLISFTAEEAGALGYQSFSWSYGSRKYFELQKKGLNKDIILNINLDNIDPCNLKIKAVSSISSVFEKYFNNSIVYEPEIYSDGYTFIKNGIPSVTLEGYYKEYHSIDDEIIPSEEVCISSIILSINKILNDENIEQIRYDMLKSELMQFMSITQAPMRTYLLNILDNLNNKEIYENLLKLYGGILPRDGLAIVKLFHKLVGIKYEKPVYIEGKPALKISSNDKLYLHSIAKEFEDEYMNRLYEISKKFL; encoded by the coding sequence ATGATAGTGGAGAGAGTAAAAGAATTATCAAGCTTTGGCGAAATATTTGCAGGAGATAAAATAGAGGGAAAAATAGTAAATAAGATCAGAAAATTCTTTAATAAATGCGATGAAACTAAAGTTATACCAATACCGGTCCTAAATTATTCGGAGTCACATGAAATTTTTGGAAAAAATAAGATAGAAAATTCTGAATATTTGCCATATTCTCCAAGTGCAGATATTGAGGGAAAATTAACTTACTCGCTTGACGAATGTAAAGACTCCATATTAGGAGTAAAAATAGAAAATTTATTTGATATACCTAGATATTACATAAAAGCAGAAGAGCGCGATTGTGAGGCTATAGTATTTTTCACAGATAAAAGAAGAAAATTTGTCATAAAATCGGATCCTCTTCTAAACATCTTTCCTACTTCTCCCCCTAAAATACCTGGAATAATTATACCTGAAAGTGAAAAAAATAAAATTGAAGATAAACTAAGTATAAAGGCTAGCGTAACTATAAAAGAAAGTACCGGATACATTATAGAATGTATAAAAAATTCAAAAAATGATAAAAAAGTTTATATTACTACACACCACGACCACTGGTTTAAAGGAGAGCATGATAACTTATTGAGTGTTAGTTTATTACCAGAATTAAAATCGGAAAAATACGAACTACATCTTATAAGCTTTACTGCAGAAGAAGCAGGAGCTTTAGGTTATCAATCATTTTCATGGAGTTATGGGTCGAGAAAATACTTTGAACTACAAAAGAAGGGATTAAACAAGGACATAATACTTAATATTAATCTTGATAACATAGATCCATGCAATTTAAAAATTAAAGCCGTGTCATCAATATCCTCAGTTTTTGAAAAATACTTTAATAATAGTATTGTATATGAACCAGAAATCTACAGTGATGGATATACATTTATAAAAAATGGTATACCTAGTGTAACGCTTGAAGGATATTATAAAGAATATCATTCAATAGATGACGAAATTATCCCTTCAGAAGAAGTATGTATATCCAGTATAATATTATCTATAAATAAAATACTAAATGATGAAAACATTGAACAGATAAGATATGATATGTTAAAAAGCGAACTTATGCAATTTATGAGCATTACTCAAGCTCCTATGAGAACATATTTATTAAATATTCTAGATAATTTGAATAATAAGGAAATATACGAAAATTTACTCAAATTATATGGGGGCATTCTTCCGAGAGATGGCCTAGCAATTGTTAAATTGTTTCATAAATTAGTTGGAATAAAATATGAGAAACCTGTATATATTGAAGGAAAACCTGCATTAAAAATATCTTCAAATGATAAGCTCTATTTACATTCAATAGCCAAAGAATTTGAAGACGAATATATGAATAGACTTTATGAAATTTCAAAGAAATTCCTCTAA
- a CDS encoding DUF447 domain-containing protein, giving the protein MELQEAIKNIFPSNGIYEVILGTKGIRDNISPIGVIVNENQLKVKLYKCTTTYQNILVYPYCSINVVIDNPKIFYLALFNKSVKYNLIHGLPVVSDNVIFSNCKIIEDHTEYVILSLDPFDMKYSKQKISAFNRGNCLFIDLLVNITRLDIFSREELESMLKVISYEIKVIKRTQPNLLDIIREIEDLIRSKGYKLE; this is encoded by the coding sequence ATGGAGTTACAGGAGGCTATAAAGAATATCTTTCCATCAAATGGAATATATGAAGTTATATTAGGTACTAAAGGCATAAGGGACAATATTTCGCCAATAGGAGTTATAGTTAATGAAAATCAACTTAAAGTAAAATTGTATAAATGCACAACAACATACCAGAATATACTTGTTTATCCGTACTGCTCAATTAACGTGGTAATTGACAATCCTAAAATTTTTTATCTTGCACTGTTTAATAAGTCAGTCAAATATAATTTAATTCATGGCTTACCAGTAGTTTCCGACAATGTCATATTTTCTAATTGTAAAATAATAGAAGATCATACAGAGTATGTAATTTTATCTTTAGATCCATTTGATATGAAGTATTCTAAACAGAAAATTAGTGCGTTTAATAGGGGTAATTGTTTATTTATAGATTTACTTGTTAATATTACTAGATTAGATATCTTTTCTAGAGAGGAACTGGAATCAATGTTAAAAGTAATTTCTTATGAGATTAAAGTAATTAAACGGACTCAGCCAAATTTATTAGATATAATTAGGGAAATTGAAGATTTGATAAGATCAAAAGGTTATAAACTTGAATAA
- a CDS encoding isocitrate/isopropylmalate dehydrogenase family protein yields MEYRIALLPGDGIGPEIVANSKKILSKLVENYALNLQITEVEAGDSALAKYGDPLPKQTLDIINKSHIILKGPVGESAMDVVVKLRQMYDMYANIRPAKSLPNVPNKYGNVDILIVRENTEDLYKGFEFMLSDDTSIGIKVITKKASERIVKVALKYALERNKKITCVHKANVMRITDGLFSRVCKEILKGSEVKFEEMYVDAAAANLVRDPSRFDVIVTTNVYGDILSDEAAQIAGSLGLAPSANIGDSKALFEPVHGAAFDIAGKNIANPTAFLLSVSMMLDYIYSLSKEIKYKNASNALQNAIYEVYKEGKTLTPDIGGSAKLTDFIDAIYSKIA; encoded by the coding sequence ATGGAGTATAGGATTGCTTTACTTCCTGGAGATGGAATAGGACCAGAAATTGTTGCAAATTCTAAGAAAATTTTATCCAAACTTGTAGAAAATTATGCGTTAAACCTACAAATTACGGAAGTAGAAGCTGGAGACTCTGCACTAGCAAAATATGGCGATCCTTTACCTAAACAGACTTTAGATATAATAAATAAATCACATATTATATTAAAAGGTCCAGTAGGAGAGTCTGCAATGGATGTAGTTGTAAAATTAAGGCAGATGTACGACATGTATGCTAATATAAGGCCTGCTAAATCTTTACCTAACGTTCCAAATAAATACGGTAATGTTGATATATTAATTGTACGTGAAAATACAGAGGATTTATATAAGGGATTTGAATTCATGCTCTCAGATGACACTTCAATAGGCATAAAAGTAATAACTAAAAAAGCTTCAGAAAGGATAGTAAAAGTAGCACTAAAATACGCGCTAGAGAGAAATAAGAAGATAACATGCGTTCATAAGGCAAACGTAATGCGTATTACAGATGGACTTTTTTCGAGAGTATGTAAAGAAATATTAAAAGGAAGCGAGGTTAAATTTGAGGAAATGTATGTAGATGCGGCAGCTGCTAATCTAGTAAGAGACCCATCGAGATTTGATGTTATAGTAACCACTAATGTTTATGGGGATATTTTAAGTGATGAAGCAGCGCAAATAGCTGGAAGTCTTGGTCTTGCTCCTTCAGCAAATATAGGAGATTCTAAAGCCTTATTTGAGCCAGTTCATGGTGCAGCGTTTGATATTGCCGGTAAAAATATAGCTAACCCTACAGCATTTTTACTTTCAGTTTCTATGATGTTAGACTACATATATTCATTATCTAAGGAAATAAAATACAAGAATGCGTCTAACGCATTACAAAACGCAATATATGAAGTCTACAAAGAAGGGAAAACTCTAACACCAGATATAGGAGGGTCGGCTAAACTAACTGATTTTATTGATGCTATATACTCTAAAATAGCGTAA
- the ileS gene encoding isoleucine--tRNA ligase, with protein MSTKFDSKSIENEIIQYWNSNTIYEKLKKINQETRSKKFLFIDGPPYPSAPVPHIGTIWNKVIKDCILRFKRIEGYKVYDQPGYDTHGLPIEVAVEKKLGVVRKQDIIDKIGVDKFIQECRNFALTNAKSMTENFKNVGVFMDWNNPYYTLKNEYISNSWALIKKAYERGLLAKDVEVLHWCSRCETTLSDYEVSEYKDIEDPAIYVKFKVAGEDNKYLVIWTTTPWTIPANVFVMVNSQFDYAEVQVGNEIYIIAKDRVESVMKEAGIKDYKILRTYKGSQLIGLKYIHPLKDIVPAQKDLDEYHKVVDGGNEVTLEEGTGLVHSAPGHGDVDFEIGKKMNFPVVMLVNDKGEFLDIAGKYAGKYVRDANNEIIEDLKKVGALFHAGKIVHRYPICWRCKTPLILRAVEQWFIKVTKLKTELLNEIERVNWVPEWGKTRIGNMVKELRDWVISRQRFWGTPLPIWICKNGHITVVGSKEELQKLSVNGVPDDLHRPWIDNVIIRCPKCGEEARRIPDVADVWFDSGVAFFASLGENWDKKWKEIGPVDLVLEGHDQLRGWFFSLLRSGVILMDRAPYESVLVHGFMLDEQGREMHKSLGNYVEPSVVIEKYGRDILRLWLLRNTTWEDAKFSWKAMDLTMRDLQIVWNVYVFASTYMSLDNFEPEKYSFSDVEKYLRVEDKWILSRYYSMLRKIKESMKNYKVHEMANYLIDFIINDVSRFYLRLIRKRAWVEYNDPDKIAMYYVLYTVLKGWIILASTVIPYTAEKIYRDFVVNPKESVSMEDFPEIQERFIDDQLEKAVDLVRKIEDAGLNVRAKAGIKLRWPVNKTFVFLNNEDDIKLVNSVIDILKSVLNTKEVELHNIVDYAKFSQIIVSPLPGKIGKDYKQLTPKIVQYINNNANVIGKDIIDKGYHEVVIDGVNVKLDKNYVNIEETSLEGYVSSKFDLGVIMISKTISEEEEEEGMIRDIIRRIQFMRKKLNLNVTDYINVSIMPPSDRVQMIEKWENYIASETRAKNIEISDKKQELTETWDIEGEQYIIGISKAD; from the coding sequence TTGTCTACTAAATTCGATTCAAAGTCCATTGAGAATGAGATTATACAATATTGGAATTCTAATACAATATATGAAAAGTTAAAGAAAATAAATCAAGAGACTAGGTCAAAAAAATTCCTATTTATAGACGGTCCTCCATATCCTTCTGCGCCAGTACCGCATATAGGCACGATATGGAACAAAGTGATAAAGGATTGCATTCTACGCTTTAAGAGAATAGAAGGTTACAAGGTTTATGACCAGCCAGGTTATGATACCCATGGCTTACCTATAGAGGTGGCAGTTGAGAAAAAACTAGGTGTTGTAAGAAAACAGGATATTATAGATAAAATAGGTGTAGATAAATTTATCCAAGAGTGCAGAAATTTTGCTTTAACTAATGCGAAATCAATGACTGAAAATTTCAAAAATGTTGGAGTTTTTATGGATTGGAATAATCCATATTATACGCTTAAAAATGAATATATTAGCAATTCGTGGGCCTTAATAAAAAAGGCTTACGAGAGAGGACTTCTAGCAAAAGACGTTGAAGTTTTGCATTGGTGTTCTAGATGCGAGACTACGTTATCAGACTACGAAGTTTCAGAATATAAAGATATAGAAGATCCTGCAATATATGTGAAATTTAAAGTTGCTGGAGAAGATAATAAATATCTAGTCATTTGGACTACAACTCCATGGACTATTCCTGCTAACGTGTTTGTGATGGTAAACTCTCAGTTCGATTATGCAGAAGTTCAAGTAGGTAACGAAATTTACATCATAGCAAAGGATCGTGTAGAGAGTGTAATGAAAGAGGCAGGAATAAAAGATTATAAAATTTTAAGGACGTATAAAGGTTCTCAGTTAATTGGCTTAAAGTATATTCATCCATTAAAAGACATTGTTCCGGCTCAGAAAGACTTAGATGAATATCATAAGGTAGTAGACGGCGGAAATGAAGTAACGTTAGAGGAAGGTACTGGTTTAGTTCATTCTGCTCCTGGTCACGGTGATGTGGATTTTGAAATAGGTAAAAAAATGAACTTCCCAGTGGTAATGCTCGTAAACGACAAAGGTGAGTTTTTAGATATTGCAGGTAAATATGCAGGTAAATACGTCAGAGATGCTAATAATGAAATAATAGAAGATCTAAAGAAAGTCGGTGCATTATTCCATGCAGGCAAGATAGTTCATAGGTATCCTATTTGCTGGAGATGCAAGACTCCACTAATATTAAGGGCAGTAGAACAATGGTTCATAAAAGTGACTAAGTTAAAAACTGAACTTCTAAACGAAATAGAAAGGGTTAACTGGGTGCCAGAATGGGGTAAAACAAGAATAGGCAATATGGTAAAAGAATTAAGAGACTGGGTAATAAGCAGGCAAAGATTCTGGGGGACTCCATTACCAATTTGGATCTGTAAAAATGGCCATATAACTGTAGTAGGTAGTAAAGAAGAGTTACAAAAATTATCTGTAAATGGAGTTCCTGATGACCTTCATAGACCGTGGATAGATAATGTCATAATAAGATGTCCTAAGTGTGGTGAAGAAGCACGCAGAATACCAGACGTAGCGGATGTATGGTTTGATAGCGGCGTAGCATTTTTTGCTAGCTTAGGAGAAAATTGGGATAAAAAATGGAAGGAAATAGGTCCTGTAGACCTTGTATTAGAGGGGCATGATCAACTTAGAGGATGGTTCTTTAGCTTATTACGTAGTGGAGTTATACTAATGGATAGGGCACCTTATGAATCTGTATTAGTACACGGCTTTATGCTAGATGAGCAGGGTAGGGAAATGCACAAGAGCCTAGGTAATTACGTTGAACCATCAGTAGTTATAGAAAAATATGGAAGAGACATTTTAAGGCTATGGCTATTAAGAAATACTACTTGGGAAGACGCAAAATTCTCTTGGAAGGCAATGGATCTTACAATGCGTGACCTACAAATAGTGTGGAATGTTTACGTATTTGCAAGTACTTACATGAGCTTAGATAATTTCGAGCCAGAAAAGTATAGTTTCTCCGATGTAGAAAAATACCTTAGAGTAGAAGATAAATGGATATTGTCGAGATATTATTCCATGCTAAGGAAAATAAAGGAAAGTATGAAGAATTATAAAGTTCATGAGATGGCTAATTATCTAATTGATTTCATTATAAATGATGTTAGCAGATTCTATTTAAGGCTAATTAGAAAAAGAGCGTGGGTAGAGTATAATGATCCAGATAAGATTGCAATGTATTATGTTCTCTATACCGTATTAAAAGGCTGGATTATATTAGCTTCTACAGTTATTCCTTATACTGCAGAAAAGATCTATAGAGATTTTGTGGTGAATCCTAAAGAGTCTGTTAGTATGGAAGACTTTCCTGAAATTCAAGAAAGGTTTATAGACGATCAGTTAGAAAAAGCAGTTGATCTTGTTAGAAAAATAGAAGACGCGGGTTTAAACGTTAGAGCAAAAGCTGGAATAAAACTTAGGTGGCCTGTAAATAAAACATTTGTATTCCTGAATAATGAAGATGACATTAAGCTGGTTAATAGTGTTATAGATATACTCAAATCTGTACTTAATACAAAAGAAGTAGAGTTACACAATATTGTAGATTATGCTAAATTCTCACAAATTATAGTATCCCCATTACCTGGTAAAATAGGTAAGGATTATAAGCAACTTACGCCCAAAATAGTACAATATATTAATAATAATGCTAACGTTATAGGTAAGGATATTATAGATAAGGGATATCATGAAGTAGTTATAGACGGAGTTAACGTTAAGCTAGACAAGAATTACGTTAATATTGAGGAGACTAGTTTAGAAGGCTATGTAAGCTCTAAGTTCGATCTTGGTGTAATTATGATATCTAAGACTATAAGCGAAGAAGAGGAAGAAGAAGGAATGATCAGAGATATAATAAGGAGAATACAATTTATGAGAAAGAAGCTTAATCTAAATGTCACAGATTATATCAACGTTTCTATAATGCCACCTAGTGATAGAGTACAAATGATAGAGAAATGGGAGAATTACATTGCATCAGAAACTAGAGCTAAAAACATAGAAATTTCCGATAAAAAACAGGAGCTTACAGAAACCTGGGATATTGAAGGAGAGCAATACATTATAGGCATAAGTAAGGCAGACTAA
- a CDS encoding putative RNA uridine N3 methyltransferase, with amino-acid sequence MFPFKRRKELNIAFFSSIFSIERTLTEKTLKASLLFRFFIEYRITNVYVICSSDKEYDLLREISKYALTPPYLKKYIPISPNLRKAGLLPPMNLPSHLVHRFPVEGEIRLGKNQDFGLHQKIRTTYRSIMFTDSVKGSFIQYPMIYYDGFEIHKIRFEKILEKNNLIIGSRNGKNPLKYKEEIISMYEEKGLTLLIGPPEGMLLKKLGEKFLEKSYNFIIKQGVSDVRAEEAIISSLSLLNAILE; translated from the coding sequence ATGTTTCCATTTAAGAGAAGAAAAGAGCTCAATATAGCATTTTTTTCATCAATATTTTCAATAGAAAGAACTCTTACAGAAAAAACTCTTAAAGCTTCATTGCTATTTAGATTTTTTATAGAATACAGGATAACAAATGTATATGTTATATGCTCCTCAGATAAAGAATATGACTTATTAAGAGAAATTTCCAAATATGCATTAACTCCACCTTATCTAAAAAAATATATCCCAATAAGTCCCAACTTAAGAAAAGCTGGTTTATTACCTCCAATGAATTTACCTTCTCATCTTGTGCATAGATTTCCAGTGGAAGGTGAAATACGACTAGGTAAGAATCAAGATTTCGGTTTGCATCAAAAAATTAGAACCACGTATAGATCTATTATGTTTACAGATTCGGTAAAAGGTTCATTTATTCAATATCCAATGATATACTATGACGGATTTGAAATTCATAAAATAAGGTTTGAGAAAATACTTGAAAAGAATAATCTCATAATAGGCAGTAGAAATGGAAAAAATCCATTAAAATATAAGGAAGAAATAATTTCCATGTATGAAGAAAAAGGTCTAACACTACTTATAGGCCCACCTGAAGGGATGCTATTAAAAAAATTGGGAGAAAAATTTTTGGAAAAGTCTTATAATTTTATAATAAAACAAGGTGTTTCAGATGTTAGGGCAGAGGAGGCTATAATTTCCTCATTAAGCTTACTTAATGCAATCTTGGAATAG